In Candidatus Binatia bacterium, one DNA window encodes the following:
- a CDS encoding TIGR03564 family F420-dependent LLM class oxidoreductase yields MKIGLGIGEIAGRPAPLEELIAQAQQAERDGFASGWLAHIFGIDAMTAVALIGRETSRLALGTAVVPTFTRHPVAMAQQALTAQAATHGRFSLGIGLSHQVVIEFMLGLSFAKPFTHMKEYLAVLAPLIRTGAVSYQGSEYRVNANVKVPQAEPCPILLAALAPKMLALAGAEADGTVTWMTGPKTLREYTIPRINEAAAKAGRPRPRVVVGLPIAVTADVAAARESAGRAFQVYGGLPSYRAMLDREGVAGPADVAIVGDEDAVGEQLQHLASIGVTELVATPFVVAKDTAALERTRAALVKFARDHRE; encoded by the coding sequence ATGAAAATCGGCCTCGGAATCGGAGAGATCGCCGGGCGGCCGGCGCCACTTGAGGAGTTGATTGCGCAGGCGCAGCAGGCGGAACGAGACGGCTTCGCGTCGGGGTGGCTCGCCCATATTTTCGGCATCGACGCGATGACCGCGGTGGCATTGATCGGGCGCGAAACCTCGCGCCTTGCGCTCGGCACCGCGGTGGTGCCCACGTTTACGCGCCATCCCGTGGCCATGGCGCAGCAGGCCCTCACGGCGCAGGCGGCGACGCACGGCCGCTTTTCGCTTGGCATCGGCCTGTCGCACCAGGTGGTCATCGAGTTCATGCTGGGCCTGTCGTTCGCCAAGCCGTTCACCCACATGAAGGAATACCTGGCGGTGCTCGCGCCGCTCATTCGCACTGGCGCGGTGAGCTACCAAGGCAGCGAATATCGAGTGAACGCCAACGTGAAAGTACCGCAGGCCGAACCCTGTCCCATTTTGCTGGCGGCGCTCGCGCCCAAGATGTTGGCGCTGGCGGGTGCCGAGGCCGACGGCACTGTCACCTGGATGACCGGGCCGAAGACGTTGCGCGAGTACACCATCCCACGCATCAACGAGGCGGCAGCAAAGGCGGGACGGCCGAGGCCGCGGGTAGTGGTCGGGCTGCCGATTGCCGTCACGGCGGACGTCGCCGCCGCGCGCGAGAGCGCGGGGCGCGCTTTTCAAGTCTACGGGGGCCTGCCGTCCTATCGCGCCATGCTCGATCGCGAAGGCGTCGCCGGGCCCGCTGATGTGGCGATCGTCGGCGATGAGGATGCCGTCGGCGAGCAGTTGCAGCATCTGGCGTCAATTGGCGTCACCGAACTCGTGGCGACCCCGTTTGTGGTGGCGAAGGACACGGCAGCGCTGGAGCGCACGCGGGCAGCGCTGGTGAAGTTTGCTCGGGATCACCGCGAGTGA
- a CDS encoding enoyl-CoA hydratase/isomerase family protein encodes MEHLVIEHDGAVAVFRLNRPPVNAIDLTFARELETAFATLVDAGRARAIVFTGTGDCFSAGLDLKRVPRYRPEEQREMVSALNRTLATLYACPVPVVGAVNGHAIAGGLIFAHGHRSGARPGKHAARGLCADQAPVARKDHSVHRGYARTRK; translated from the coding sequence ATGGAGCACCTTGTGATCGAGCACGACGGAGCGGTCGCGGTATTTCGCTTGAACCGTCCGCCGGTCAATGCGATCGACCTCACGTTTGCCCGCGAACTCGAGACGGCGTTCGCGACTCTCGTGGACGCGGGTAGGGCAAGAGCGATCGTGTTCACGGGGACCGGGGACTGCTTTTCCGCAGGGCTCGATCTCAAGCGGGTGCCACGGTACCGCCCTGAAGAGCAGCGGGAGATGGTCAGCGCACTCAATCGGACACTGGCGACGCTGTATGCCTGCCCGGTGCCGGTGGTTGGGGCCGTCAATGGCCACGCCATCGCCGGAGGGCTCATCTTCGCCCACGGCCATCGAAGTGGCGCGCGACCTGGCAAGCATGCCGCGCGAGGCCTATGCGCGGATCAAGCGCCAGTTGCGCGCAAGGACCATAGCGTTCATCGAGGATATGCTCGCACGCGGAAGTGA